The following coding sequences lie in one Arachis stenosperma cultivar V10309 chromosome 5, arast.V10309.gnm1.PFL2, whole genome shotgun sequence genomic window:
- the LOC130979788 gene encoding mitochondrial phosphate carrier protein 1, mitochondrial, with translation MAMEGRRISEELSPRYYALCAVGGMLSAGTTHIALTPLDVLKVNMQVYPVKYYSISKCFSSLLREQGPSALWRGWTGKFFGYGAQGGCRFGLYEYFKGVYSNVFLDQNRNFVYFLSSASAEMFANLALCPFEAVKVRVQAQPCFAKGLHDGFPKLYAAEGTRGFYRGLFPLLGRNLPFSMVMFATFEHSVDFLYRNVAKRRKEDCSIAQQLGVTCIAGYAAGSVGSFISNPADNIVSSLYNRKADSFMLAIRKIGFANLFTRSLPIRLLLVGPSITLQWFFYDTIKVLGGLPTSGEVATDLRDDAS, from the exons ATGGCCATGGAAGGAAGAAGAATCTCTGAGGAATTGAGCCCCAGGTATTATGCTCTTTGTGCTGTTGGTGGAATGCTCAGTGCTGGCACTACCCATATTGCTCTAACTCCTCTTGATGTCTTGAAGGTCAACATGCAG GTGTACCCTGTGAAGTATTACAGTATTTCCAAGTGCTTTTCTTCCTTACTGAGGGAGCAAGGGCCTTCTGCCCTTTGGAGGGGATGGACTGGCAAATTCTTTGGCTACGGCGCACAGGGTGGCTGTAGGTTCGGTCTCTATGAATATTTTAAGGGGGTTTATTCCAATGTGTTCCTAGACCAGAACAGGAACTTTGTTTACTTTCTCAGTAGTGCGTCTGCTGAAATGTTTGCCAATCTAGCATTGTGTCCATTTGAAGCTGTAAAAGTAAGGGTTCAAGCGCAACCATGCTTTGCTAAGGGCTTGCACGATGGCTTTCCGAAGTTATATGCAGCAGAAGGCACGCGAGG ATTCTACCGTGGACTTTTTCCACTTTTGGGTCGAAACCTTCCAT TTTCCATGGTTATGTTTGCAACATTTGAGCATTCCGTTGATTTTTTGTATCGTAATGTTGCtaaaagaagaaaggaagatTGTTCTATAGCTCAACAGCTTGGTGTGACATGTATAGCTGGATATGCAGCCGGATCTGTTGGTAGCTTCATTTCCAATCCTGCTGACAATATTGTATCCTCTCTCTATAACAGAAAGGCCGATAGTTTCATGCTG GCTATCAGAAAAATTGGGTTTGCCAATCTATTTACCAGGAGCCTTCCTATTCGACTTTTGCTTGTTGGTCCCTCGATAACTTTGCAATGGTTTTTCTATGACACCATCAAAGTTTTAGGCGGACT GCCGACTAGTGGCGAAGTTGCAACTGACTTGAGAGATGATGCAAGCTAG